AATACATACAGTACCTTCCATGACTATTACACCAATACAGGCCATTACAGCTGTTGTAACaacaaaaaccaggaaaaatccAACAGGAATAGCTGACACTGCAATAAACATCAGGAGTGATAAGGCAACAAAAGGATGGTCATCTAAATATTGGCCAACACGAGAATTCATAAAGGCAACAACCtgcagatgaaagaaaaatgttttagacttttttttaatctcgTGTCACAGATACCTTTCACAGATTACTGCTGCTGTACTGAACCACAGGTAGGACAGAACTTTTGTCAGTCTGCAGCTGGAATAAGGAGCACTTCTTGCCTCTGTTTCAAAAGCATGCTCTACTATCTCAAAGGGTTATGccaataaaacacaaaaatgcaaaacaggCTTCCCTCTTTCTTGACTGAAGGTGTGGGAGGACAGGCCCTCCCATAGGCCTTACAGTGTTCACTTAAAAAATAGGGAGTGCATTTAAATAAACCAGGGTGTGATATGCCTGATAGTTACAAAAGGAGAGCTTTATAAACACATAAAATTACAGTTCAGACCCACATTCGCGTTGCTGTGGATGGTCTGCATCACGGAGTGCCATTGCTTCTGTAGTTCCTGCATTTCTTTAGACATATTATTAATCCTCAGCCACGACCT
Above is a window of Molothrus ater isolate BHLD 08-10-18 breed brown headed cowbird chromosome 16, BPBGC_Mater_1.1, whole genome shotgun sequence DNA encoding:
- the LDAF1 gene encoding lipid droplet assembly factor 1; translation: MSKEMQELQKQWHSVMQTIHSNANVVAFMNSRVGQYLDDHPFVALSLLMFIAVSAIPVGFFLVFVVTTAVMACIGVIVMEGVVIAIGGIALLCVLCGLGALSLGVSGVLSVSYVALSTLVNYWCASRAQMRKQDANGSLPQKQPGLDLSANTAKSE